The DNA segment GTATTTGAACCCCGGGAGCTCTCTATAATGAACTGCATGCTCAccaaaagaatccaaacacgccttATGACAAACTGAGCATACCTCGTCAACTGGGAATAAAGAAATCATGAGGCGATACTTAAGGATAGTACGGTACTCCACCGGTGACATATGTTGGCCTAACCCATCTATAAGTATAGTAAGAAGAAAATCTTGTGCATGTGGTTCTCGGAGACACTCAAATCTTGTGCATTTCGATTTCGTGCACAATAACCCGAAAGTATATAAGGTTTCACACCGTATCATTATTTTAATACTACCTCcgtccaattaaaaatgtcataatttgaattttcaaagtctttatttataaactttgaccttaaataattttgtttgtgttagataatacttgatgaaagttatatgatttgagtgtgttttacaagtgtttttgtccggttaattttcatcaagttttatataacaaaaaaaatatataactaaagtcaaagtttataaataaagactttgaaaattcaaaatataacacttttaatgggacggagaGAGTAGTTTTTATAAACATGGTTTTTTATTTATGAAATTTTAGAATCCAACAAAATGTTTTTGATCAGCAAGTATAACCTAATCGTAGTCCCAGTGTCCCACCTAATAGATTAATTTACGCATTCAGACAAATATCAATAATCAATACACCATACCTATTAAATTTGTTACTTCACACTACGACTATAAATGTATACCCATATGTTGTCTATTAAGCACCAACTTTTGCAATCTTTCAGTACAAACAAACCAATAGTTGTCTCATGGATCTTTCCCCTTGGCAAGAAAATTACACATTTATTCTTGCAACTTTTGCCATAATTCTAGTCATCTACTGCTTATCATTCTTCTATACAACCACTATAGATCCACCCGAAGCAAGTGGTGCATGGCCAATAATAGGCCACTTCAAAGTTTTTAGTGGTCCTGATCTTCCCCATGTAACCTTGTCATCCTTGGCTAACCGATATGGACCCATCTTCATGGTCCGGCTTGGTATACGTAAAGTCTTGGTGGTGAGTAATTCGGATATAGCTAAGGACATCTTTACCACCCATGATGTCATTGTTTCTGACCGTCCGAATTACATTGCTGCAAATATTTTGGGGTTTAATGGTGCTTCTTTTGCTTTCGCTCCTTATGGTCCATATTGGCGTGGAATACGCAAAATCATATCCCAAGAGTTGCTCTCTAATAGTCGGCTAGAGAAGCTTAAGTGCGTTAGAGTGATTGAACTAGAAAGTGCAATTAAAAACATGCATGACATTTGGAGGGAGAAAAAAGATGGGCAAGGGAAAGTGGTGGTGGAAATGAAGAAATGGTTTGGGGAATTAAATATGAATACGATGCTTAAACTGGTCGCTGGAAAACGTTACACTGGAGGAGTAGACGGTGAAGACGAGGAGGAGATGATGAGTTGTCGTGGAGTGATAAGAGAGTGGTTTCAATACTTGGGGTTGTTTGTGGTCGCCGACGCTCTACCTTTTCTAGGATGGTTGGATTTGGGTGGATATCAAAAGACAATGGAACAGGTTGCAAGGGAACTCGATTTGATGGTTGGGAAATGGTTAGAAGAGCATCGACAAAAAAGATCTTCAGGTAATGCTACAGAGGTAAATgacttcatggatctgatgatcCAGATAGTAGAAGACAATAACGTCGCGGGTTACAATGTCGATACCATTATTAAAGCCACATGTGAGGTGCGCATAAAAAGCTTTGACATATAGCCCACTGTGGTGGTCTTGAATCTTGATTTTGTCTAGTCATGTTAATTTTCTAGATTATACATAACCATTTATAGGTATATGCATTCTAATCAACATGTTTTCAGTCTCTTATTGCGGGTGGCGCAGATACAACCACGGTCATGCTAACGTGGACACTCTCGTTACTACTAAACAATCGCCACGCTCTTAGAAAGGTTCAAGAAGAATTAGATACGCATGTGGGAAAAGATAGGCAACTAAATGAATCAGATATATACAATCTAGTCTACCTCCAAGCTGTAATAAAAGAAACCTTGCGACTATATCCAGCTGCATTCCTAAATGCTCCTAGAGCATTTACGAAAGATTGTAGAATAGCTGGCTACCATGTCCCCAAAGGCACATGGCTATTAATAAACATATGGAAGCTCCACCGTGATCCAAAGATATGGTCAGACCCAAATGAGTTTATACCAGAGAGGTTCCTATCCCCAAACAATATGCACCTAGATGTAAAGGGGGCGGATTTTGAATTGATCCCATTTGGGGCCGGAAGAAGGTCTTGTCCTGGAATTGCTTTGGCAGATCAAATGCTACTTACGGTGTTAGCCACTTTGCTACAAAACTTTGACATATCGACTCCAAGTGATGAACCCGTTGATATGAGTGCCAGTGCTGGACTCACAAATGCCAAGGCAACTCCACTTGAAGTACTAGTCTCCCCACGCTTGCATGCACCAATGGATATTGAGCCTTGTCGTTAGTATCATTTAGTCTAAAATGTACAAATGTGGTCTTGAATTTGGTTTAAGAATATGGCGTCTTGTTTATCGTATTGTTTTTTACTTGTTTTAGAAAAGTGTATAGAAGTCCTATTCTATATTTGGTGAAGAGTAAAgtcctttttgagtccctgtggtttgtgtattttaaccatttgaatccaaaaaccAAACTTGTCTTGATTTGAGTCCCTGTGCTCTCTAATTTTAACCATTTAAGTCCCTGTGGTCTctaattttaaccatttgaattAAAAAACCAAATGTTTCTAACTTCAATGTTGTTTACgttttggattcaaatggttaaaattagaaaccacagggactcaaatcaagacaagtttggtttttggattcaaatggttaaaatgcacaaaccacagggactcaaaaagaaCTTTACTCTTTGGTGAATAATGCAAGTTAAAGACTTTGCTACATAGTGTTCAGCTTCCAGAAGTCAATTACCTTAAACTATGACCACAATCAATGGGTAGTACATAGATGAAAATGTTTCACATCTGAAACATCGTTATATCATTTTATTTACTAATTAAACGACTGAAATTATGAACGTTTCAATAAAAAAACATAGGGCCTTCAGTGTAAAAGAATCCATTTGGAATTCCCCGGGTTAAAGTACAAACAATTAGAGAACATGGGATGTTTAAAGATTATGCTAGTGGGTTACCGAGGGAACCTACGAAGGGATCACCGACGGATGTTACCACTAGATTATTATCAATGGAATTTACTGATTCAAATTGAAAGGCTCAAAAATTGTATGTTGAAAGTTGTTGACTTCGTACAGAGAAGAGAGACAAATAAATAAAGGAAAACATAATCAAAGAAAAAAAGGAATACAATAAAATATAATGGTTGGACATTCTTGATCGATCGCAGCAACGGTCCTTAATTAGAGAAATGAAAGGCTGTCCATAATCTTCCCAAGATAGGAAATGATGTACCATTGATCCTATTTTTTTACAAATAAACTTTTATTTTCTAACACTCACTctcaagttgagtagtggggTCTCCAATGCTTAACTTGTTAAGACAACCGCTGAAAATCCTTTCGTTGACTGATTTTGTTAATATATCTGCTAACTGGTCTTCTGATCGAACAAATGGTAAATTTATAATCCCGGCTTCAAGTTTTTCCTTGATGAAGTGTATCAACCTCTGCATGCTTTGTACGATCGTGTTGAATGGGATTTTCTGAAATTTGTATTGCAGCTTTGTTATCACACATGATACTACATGCTTCGGTTTGGATGAATCCGATCTCAGTTAGAAGTTTTCTTATCCATAGTACTTCAGCTAGACCCCGAGCAATCCCTCGGAATTCAGCTTCAGCACTAGATAGAGCTaccacttttttttttgttttttgctaCTCCATGTAACCGGGTTTTCTCCTACTAGAGTAAAGTATCCAGATGTTGATCTCCGGTTCCCTTGGTCTCCTGCCCAGTCGGCATCGGTGTATGCTTGGATTTTAAGATGTTTATTTGGTTGAAAAAGAACCCCCTGACCTGGTGTTTTCTTTAGGTACCTAAGAATCCTCCATACTGCTTCCATGTGCGCAACTTGAGGTTGATGCATAAATCGGCATACCACCCCAACCGCGTAAGCAATGTCTGGGCGAGTATGTGAAAGATATATTAGTTTCCCTACTAGGCGTTGATATCTTTTTTTATCTCCTAATCTTGCTCCTTCTTCCATGCAAAGTTTATGGCTAACAATCATTGGAGTGTCAGCAGGCTTGCAATCAATCATTCATGTCTCTACTAGAAGGTCAAGGACATATTTGTTTTGACATATAAAGATCCCTTGTTTAGACCTTAGTACTTCGATTCCGAGAAAGAAATTAAGTCTTCCCAAGTCTTTCATTTCGAACTCTGTGAACAAACTTGCCTTCAAATTCTTCATTTCTTCCTCATCGTTACATATAATGatcatgtcatcaacatatataatCAAACAAGTCACAAGTTTACTTTTTCGTTTAAGGAACAATGTGTGATCAGAGTTGCTTTGTTGAAAACCATATCTTCTCATTGCTAGAGTAAATCTACCAAACCATTCCCTAGGGGATTGTttaatgtaggatcgtttgcacgaccaaacgagtcgttcagaagagatcttgtccaatacgagaggcggaaacaaacgtatcggtGTTATTACATCTGATTTGCACttagattcactttaaactgtctctgtattgatatcagatcgttttacaatgctggagacacttcggcagagcttcgctaccggaatcaaatcgttacaaatgaaatcaccaaggcacatatatataggctctccatttcgcacgaaacaaCTCATACGAAATGGATACttctcatttcgtgcgaaatgaccacTCACACATATTTCTTgtatttcgtgccctgatctatctaaacaaatacaagactcgatacaagacgaagtcgacagacatatgcaccaacagactcccccttggatgttgacgaagccTTCgatgtcgagtcttcaacgtcttcagtctttatcagtcttcaagcACTCTCGAAAGAATTCTCCATTGTACGGATCCTCAatcaatctctttctcttcttctctttctcttccaGAATCTTAATCTGTCTCTATCTTCTCTttatcagatctcttgattccttaagttcttcagcatcaacaGCTTGCATGAGTCACAGGATTCGAACCTGGCTATTTACCATTCAAACTCCCTCctgaatgttgatccagaattaGAAGCTGGCTCTATGCATCTTCAAACTCCCTCTTgactgtcttcagactccccctttcgataagctgggatcgcagtctggaattcacaatcTACAGGCTTTGGATCAAAAACCTGGCTCTTTTAACTCTCACAGGTTCTAAGATCGTAACCTGGCTTTAACCTATCTTTCAGGAGTCGTATCCTGGTTGCTTCTGCCTGCAAAAACTCTAcgtcacaataaatttcacaaatttaacaatttgataAATTCAGAAATTACATGCAGGTATTGTTCaaaaatgatttaacatttataatctctgatgaccacttgtaagaatatcgttttactttttttttcaaacgaactctcccaaacctgttcatcatgtttaacactcggaattttgaaagtcagctttttcaacatcagttgtcgaaaatctttttgtattttcaaaattttacgctaaaacacactgaaaatctttttggatttttgttttaatgaaaaacaataaagaaatatttacagacaatatttttgtgagtttgtataagaggatcatatcagttttggagacaaatcactaacaccattaagctttaaacattttaagttctaaacgattcacttagattgtcagtatactgatccacttaaattttcacacaaagttcaactgttccgagatacgagattagtgttttaagaaacttgaacttattcgcgtgtcccacctcagcatatactctcgtatccggacttctatattcagtcttacatgtgaatgtacactaatgatatctgtaaacgggtaatacgagaccatgagagctcaggttagaacttcccttcagacaaagagatgatggctcgactttaggtgtgtctcgtttggggatcttttcttaagcagcacatgattagcatttttcaatgtttcatcatttttatgctgagggtgagctttaagattaaagcaatgcaaagtattatacgaggacttgGCTATTGCtctcgcaaaatcagaagtcctggtataataccccagatatcatcacgcacaaagacctagtatgtcagaaatagaaaatctttcaaacaagatttcgggggttacccatatatccgagaggtGTTGCCCACGAATTTAGTAAGTAtttatatttaggtttatatctcgaaaaaaatctactgaatgtataaaaacctactggcatatcatcactgagatcatttatcacttttgactttccatttctttagcgtgctgtgatagtccactgatgtactatcatttcctctttttctcaacaaaactcatttttaaatttttcaatgtttttggctttttctggttttatcatgtttttggatttttcaaatttttgaaatttctaaatttttactccacctaaaatcaaaaatatgtttcaattttttattttcaaggaaaatttgaaaacaaactgtacaaacaaattgacaaactgattttcaagcttcatttctccatccacttggcataaacaatcagaactccccctgacaacaaactattttcccattatgatttcaaaacacataagtttgttttaatcaaaaagttttttccggaaaattagttttgttgaatttcaccaaccacttgtaggttaggggataaactcatcattttgttcattttaaccacttgtaggtttacttTTCTTTCACCACttgaatgaaagttaaatcaagttcaacttaatgaccttgattaaccacttgtaggtgatAACctcttttcaaccacttgtaaatttctcaaacaaacattttcaagaatgatgccgattcctgctccacgattaccaacttgggagctccgacaAGTCCAGAGTTTAGTCATGATAGGTTCTATCCTAGTTACTAACCTGGGATGACCCATCTTTATCtggtttctttgttttcttctcatagaattcctttacccctttgaccttcctgtcaatcatttttccaaaaatattttgaactgtggggttAAAGGCCATTTCGATATCAAAttttttcttttcagaaaagaattgatttgaaatttcatcttttccaattttttatttcaaattttcagcccgcaatggtggaaaatttgcatcatccaatgGCGGCACTGGATTTTCACCTTTTACCTCAACATGTGGCTCTTCTGACTTTgacgagccagattcatcgccataaaatagctcctctgattttgacgaatcagaatcattgctagaactatcatcatatttcttaacaacccatctTCGGTTGTTGGTCTTTGCTTTTCTTTTGTAaacactctttgaacattcaccaacctcaaattttgaatttttgaaaacaataaattgtttggttggtggttcattctCAATCAatttttctttgagtttttcatatactccctgttttgcttggattgcctttggacaatttcttgcaatatgaccaactgttttgcattgaaaacaagttCTTGTCTCATTCTTCTTCTGAGCAACCTCCTTCTTCATTCCCTCTTGcctcttagcaaggaattctttgtttgtctgcttcctgaacacatgctctttttcttcttcagttgatgttcctgaaacaaaaacagtttttgatttataagttttctcatttttataattttctgatggaataaaacctaatcccttctttttgaaattaccgttatggtttggtttctttcgataacctgaaccagaactgtaaccctttttcttgtttaatctttgttgaactcttgaggtgtatttgaTGCAGCGTGTGAAACGAAAAAAATGAAgattacacgttgattctacgaatacccgtgtagctcttccccaacccccaaattttaaccccaaaggccacggaatttgaagtgaaaaaacagttttctcaaaattcaattctgatcttctcattagctttagcaacatataaataaagactgaaattcgaaacgggcctaaaaaagataaagggccaaacacacggcctaaaacaaaaagcccaaaatagttcaaaaaacataaaaatgcaaataagtaatagaaataagcgttttttggcctggacgatgacccaaaccgccgtaggccgtttgcagcaagatgg comes from the Helianthus annuus cultivar XRQ/B chromosome 4, HanXRQr2.0-SUNRISE, whole genome shotgun sequence genome and includes:
- the LOC110922691 gene encoding cytochrome P450 CYP82D47; this encodes MDLSPWQENYTFILATFAIILVIYCLSFFYTTTIDPPEASGAWPIIGHFKVFSGPDLPHVTLSSLANRYGPIFMVRLGIRKVLVVSNSDIAKDIFTTHDVIVSDRPNYIAANILGFNGASFAFAPYGPYWRGIRKIISQELLSNSRLEKLKCVRVIELESAIKNMHDIWREKKDGQGKVVVEMKKWFGELNMNTMLKLVAGKRYTGGVDGEDEEEMMSCRGVIREWFQYLGLFVVADALPFLGWLDLGGYQKTMEQVARELDLMVGKWLEEHRQKRSSGNATEVNDFMDLMIQIVEDNNVAGYNVDTIIKATCESLIAGGADTTTVMLTWTLSLLLNNRHALRKVQEELDTHVGKDRQLNESDIYNLVYLQAVIKETLRLYPAAFLNAPRAFTKDCRIAGYHVPKGTWLLINIWKLHRDPKIWSDPNEFIPERFLSPNNMHLDVKGADFELIPFGAGRRSCPGIALADQMLLTVLATLLQNFDISTPSDEPVDMSASAGLTNAKATPLEVLVSPRLHAPMDIEPCR